The following proteins are co-located in the Megalobrama amblycephala isolate DHTTF-2021 linkage group LG12, ASM1881202v1, whole genome shotgun sequence genome:
- the atxn7l2b gene encoding ataxin-7-like protein 2b isoform X2 — protein sequence MTLKKEDMSIYGHCPAHDDFFLVVCSHCGQVVKPQAFEKHCERRHGLFSKLYGTPSNCSPDRPQQGRPPSQYGSPCEGQDGRHQGAGPPRLPPHSPHQGRSKPQREGPSLQQVDKVSHGTPSSPPHLPTPPKKTPPSAEKPIQKSLDSQSHLHGPKTYSRTYRKVLKKECDLDKHCGVMDPERKKLCTRLLTCNIHSIHQRRQVVGRSKPFDQLVMELKMSSKPRERPPLPKGVPDGGSAQHETPASQIGPLHYKSQMTNSSILRSMNPSDAVVEMEEVMRSEETQVESLSAGLSSEESDGENRDEFAHLPASTLHPKPLGLCTFGARVLGRSVLAFDRRLFHLRSAFSVMMEQHLSTYLWKKLPQVSELCSHQPLVTTNTYNSHDATRGSVPVRSASTLRTSTSGQSEPTNLTAASKLPTKAQTPSGPGRQRNPAGRTNKQALQASFRELQDSPTASKRRKSPKVDKDLPGQSKILFLPHHRDHQSSLTKTAISSPHGPLNGALSPGSKTRPPEIKGLIKQSPAHISPSPSPESDKGGASGLNQRAVGSEHKGPGRKRKTSGASPPKNTSFAPKPNILSSLSQTHSSLVSWGGDGRPGSTSNSLPKKLAAQKPKLLH from the exons aCATGTCTATATATGGCCACTGCCCAGCACATGATGACTTCTTCCTGGTGGTGTGCAGCCACTGTGGGCAGGTCGTGAAGCCACAGGCTTTTGAGAAGCATTGTGAGCGACGGCATGGCCTCTTCAGCAAGCTCTATGGTACGCCATCCAACTGCTCTCCTGACCGACCCCAACAGGGGAGACCCCCCTCCCAATATGGCAGCCCCTGTGAGGGTCAAGACGGCAGGCACCAGGGGGCTGGACCCCCACGACTCCCACCTCATTCTCCCCACCAGGGACGTTCCAAACCTCAGCGTGAGGGACCCAG TCTTCAGCAAGTGGATAAAGTTTCCCATGGAACCCCTTCATCACCTCCACATTTGCCCACCCCACCAAAAAAAACACCTCCATCAGCCGAGAAACCAATCCAGAAGAGTTTGGATTCACAATCTCACCTGCACGGACCAAAAACATACAGCAGAACCTACAGGAAAGTCCTTA agaaaGAATGTGACTTGGACAAGCACTGTGGGGTGATGGATCCTGAGAGGAAGAAACTGTGCACCAGACTGCTGACCTGTAAT ATTCATTCCATCCATCAACGACGGCAGGTTGTAGGGAGGAGTAAACCCTTTGACCAACTTGTAATGGAGCTGAAGATGAGCTCAAAGCCTCGAGAGCGCCCCCCTCTGCCCAAAGGGGTCCCCGATGGAGGCTCTGCCCAACATGAGACCCCTGCGTCTCAGATTGGGCCTCTGCACTACAAAAGCCAAATGACTAACTCTTCTATTCTCAG gTCCATGAATCCATCAGATGCTGTTGTAGAGATGGAGGAGGTGATGCGTTCTGAGGAGACGCAGGTGGAATCTCTCTCAGCCGGTCTCTCCAGTGAGGAGAGTGACGGGGAGAACCGTGATGAATTTGCTCATCTGCCAGCAAGTACCTTGCACCCCAAACCTCTGGGT CTTTGCACTTTCGGGGCACGTGTACTTGGCCGTAGCGTCTTAGCGTTTGACCGAAGGCTGTTCCACCTGCGGTCAGCTTTCAGTGTCATGATGGAGCAGCACCTCAGCACTTACCTGTGGAA GAAACTCCCTCAGGTGTCAGAACTATGCTCTCATCAACCCCTAGTCACCACAAACACTTACAATTCCCATGATGCCACGCGCGGATCGGTACCCGTCCGCAGTGCCTCTACTCTCAGGACAAGCACCTCAGGACAATCCGAGCCCACTAACCTAACAGCCGCCTCCAAACTACCAACAAAAGCCCAGACACCCTCAGGCCCCGGCCGGCAACGTAACCCTGCTGGTCGGACCAACAAACAGGCTTTGCAGGCGAGTTTCAGGGAGCTTCAGGACAGTCCTACAGCCAGCAAGCGGCGAAAATCTCCTAAAGTGGACAAGGACTTGCCTGGACAGTCCAAAATCCTGTTTCTCCCCCACCACAGAGACCACCAGTCCTCCTTGACCAAAACTGCCATTTCTTCACCACATGGCCCGCTCAATGGTGCGCTCTCACCTGGCAGCAAAACACGCCCTCCTGAAATTAAAGGGCTGATTAAGCAAAGTCCCGCCCACATCTCCCCTTCTCCCTCCCCAGAGTCTGATAAGGGAGGGGCCTCAGGACTCAATCAAAGGGCTGTTGGGAGTGAGCATAAAGGGCCTGGCAGGAAACGTAAGACCAGCGGTGCCTCTCCCCCCAAAAACACTTCATTTGCTCCTAAACCCAATATCCTCTCCTCTCTCTCCCAAACTCACTCCAGCCTGGTGTCCTGGGGTGGGGATGGCAGACCAGGATCAACCTCCAACAGTCTGCCAAAGAAACTGGCTGCACAAAAG CCAAAGCTTCTTCACTGA
- the amigo1 gene encoding LOW QUALITY PROTEIN: amphoterin-induced protein 1 (The sequence of the model RefSeq protein was modified relative to this genomic sequence to represent the inferred CDS: deleted 2 bases in 1 codon) produces the protein MQHPHSNCMSEMPPSIKWCIRRAVCLSFILALIPRTRGSTLNCHKMCICASNIVSCSKMNLTMVPSDLPNYTAVLDISFNDITGLRAQWTKHKLPKLHNLLLSHNGLSFLSSEAFVFVKQLRFLDLSSNNLRQLDEFIFEPLTLLEVLLLYNNHISQIDRTAFTGLNSLQKLYLSQNLVSRFPLELLKDKSRLDKLSLLDLSSNRIKVLPIHDLQALPAWIKNGLYFHNNSLICDCELYSLMAHWYIRRLNSALDFKDDHTCVHPGPDKRVLRLYDLNTHMNCSTFKETDEEAYLDQTLNLSCDTRHRNMLKTWMLPGNILLSSGNNHSAVVHSDGNLEIKSIRPEDSGVYTCFAVSEYLNETLYVVVKVHNFTLNGNGDSLNTAYTTLVGCLASVVLVLIYLYLTPCRCFCCPDQGKSKNHHEDSIHSSMLSATPTHDDMATKAELNRHVAFIDPKDLQGQNGKVNPNGEEEVDEEAMQGKGKRKKSVADSISSVFSDTPIVV, from the exons ATGCAACATCCACATTCTAACTGCATGTCAGAAATGCCCCCTTCCATCAAGTGGTGCATTAGGCGGGCTGTCTGCTTGTCCTTTATTCTTGCACTGATCCCCAGGACCAGAGGATCGACACTGAATTGTCACAAAATGTGCATATGCGCCAGTAACATTGTCAGCTGCTCCAAGATGAACCTGACGATGGTTCCATCCGACCTGCCTAACTACACAGCTGTGCTTGACATTAGTTTTAATGACATAACCGGACTACGCGCACAATGGACCAAGCACAAACTCCCCAAACTCCACAACCTCTTGCTCAGCCACAATGGTTTGTCGTTCCTCTCTTCGGAGGCGTTCGTTTTCGTAAAGCAACTGCGCTTCTTGGATCTGTCGTCAAATAATCTGCGACAGCTAGACGAGTTTATTTTCGAGCCACTGACACTTCTGGAGGTTTTGCTGCTCTACAACAATCACATCTCGCAGATCGACCGCACGGCCTTCACGGGCCTCAACAGCCTGCAGAAGCTCTACCTGAGCCAGAACCTGGTGTCCCGCTTCCCCCTGGAGCTCCTCAAGGACAAGAGCCGACTGGACAAGCTGAGCCTGTTGGACTTGTCTTCCAATCGGATCAAAGTTCTCCCCATTCATGACCTCCAGGCACTGCCGGCCTGGATCAAGAACGGGCTGTACTTCCACAACAACTCCCTCATCTGCGACTGTGAGCTGTACAGTTTGATGGCTCACTGGTATATCCGACGACTCAATTCGGCTCTAGACTTCAAGGACGACCACACCTGTGTGCATCCCGGCCCGGATAAACGGGTGCTGCGTTTGTACGATCTCAACACTCATATGAATTGCAGCACGTTTAAAGAAACTGACGAAGAAGCTTATTTGGACCAGACACTCAACCTTAGCTGTGACACCCGGCATCGGAACATGTTAAAGACATGGATGCTACCCGGAAACATCTTGTTATCTTCTGGCAATAACCACAGCGCTGTGGTTCACTCAGACGGCAACCTTGAGATTAAATCAATCCGACCTGAGGACTCAGGTGTGTACACTTGCTTCGCCGTGAGTGAATACCTCAACGAAACGCTCTACGTGGTGGTCAAAGTCCACAACTTTACCCTCAATGGCAATGGCGACTCCCTCAACACTGCTTACACCACCTTGGTGGGTTGCCTGGCTAGCGTGGTCCTGGTTCTTATCTATCTGTACCTGACGCCCTGTCGCTGCTTCTGCTGTCCCGACCAGGGCAAATCGAAGAACCATCATGAAGACAGCATCCACTCCTCCATGCTCAGCGCCACCCCAACG CACGACGATATGGCAACCAAAGCAGAGCTCAACAGGCACGTGGCCTTCATAGACCCCAAGGACCTGCAGGGACAGAACGGAAAAGTGAATCCTAATGGAGAGGAAGAAGTAGATGAGGAGGCCATGCAGGGAAAAGGAAAGCGGAAGAAATCAGTGGCAGACTCAATTAGTTCTGTCTTTTCTGATACTCCCATTGTAGTCTGA